Sequence from the Candidatus Thioglobus sp. NP1 genome:
TTAATGAGAGCTATGATGGAAGCAGGAGAAGAGTTTAATGTTATTCCATATGGTACTGAGGCATTAGGTGTGATGAGAATTGAAAAAGGTCACGCGGCTGGACCAGAATTGAATGGTCAGACAAGTGCCTATGACTTAGGTATGGGTGGTATGGTTTCAGGTAAAAAAGATTTTATTGGTTATAAGTTAGGTCTAAGAGAAGATTTACAGCGTGAAGATCGAATGCAAATGGTTGGTTTTAAGCCAGTTAATAAAAATGATTTAGTTGAAAAAGGCTTCTCTATGGCTGGAGCTCATTTACTTGGTTTACGTGATCAAGCAACTACTGAGAATGATCAAGGTTGGATTTCGTCATCTATCTATTCTCCAATGTTAGGTTGTTATATAGGTCTTGGATTTATAAAGAATGGATTAAAAAGAAAAGGGGAGTTTGTTAGGGCTGTTGATTTAGTTCGAGGTAGTGATATAGAGGTTGAGATTTGTAGTCCACACTTTTATGATCCAGAAGGAGAGCGTTTACGTGTCTGATTATATTCTAGAAAAACTTTCAGCCCTTGAAGGGGTTGAGTATGAATTTGATGGTGTAGCGGTTTCTGAGGTAACAGATATGTCTCTTGTAATGGCCGCTATTCCAAAAGGAACACTAGCTAATGTTGAATCTGCAATAAAAAAATCATGTGGATTATCAATACCAGAAATACAAAAATCTAGCGAATCTTCTGATTCCTCTATTACCTTTTGGAGGCTTCAAAATAACCAAGTTTTGGTTTTTTTTGCTTACGAAGGTAATGATGCAGAGTCATATCTAAAGAGCAAACTTAATGCACCTGTTTATTTAACGGATCAATCTGACACATGGGCTATGATAAGGGTTAAAGGTCCCAGATCTAGAGATATTCTTGAGCGTATATGCCCAATTAATATTGACAAAGATGTTTTTACAGTTGGAAGTGTATCAAGGACAGTAATGGAGCACATAGGAACAATCATTTATAGAGACGAGGATGATTCTTACATTCTCTTAACAATGCGCTCATTTGGGCGCTCTATGATTCATGCAATAGAAGTCTCGGTGAACAACGTTCTTTAAAAATAACTAGTTTTTCTTGTATTGTGTCATATAATTAACGCTTACATCATCACCTAATTTATATCTTTTTGTAATTGGGTTATAACTCATTCCAATAATTGAACTTATTGATAATTTAGATGTTCTAGCCCATTCATCTATCTCACTAGGACGAATAAACTTTTGATAATGATGAGTTCCTTTAGGTAATAAATTAAGGATGTACTCTGCTCCAACAATTGCAAAAACATAAGATTTTGGGTTTCTATTTATAGTTGAGAAAAAAACTCTTCCACCTGGCTTAACTAATGAAGAGCAAGCGTCAATCACAAGTGACGGGTCTGGAACATGTTCTAACATTTCAAGACAGGCTATTACATCAAAAGACTCAGACTCAGTTTTAGTTAAATCTTCAGCAGATATTGATAGATAATCAATATCAAGACCTGACTCTAAAAGATGAAGTTTAGCAACTTCTAAACCAGCTTCAGCAAGATCAATTCCAACCACTGTTGCACCTTCAAGAGCAAGAGACTCACTCAAGATGCCTCCACCACATCCCACATCAAGAATACGCTTACCTTTGAGTGAACCACCACATTGTTCTTTTATATAGTTTAGGCGAAGTGGATTTATATCATGAAGAGGCTTAAACTCAGAATTTTTATCCCACCAGCGCGACGCTAGCGCTGCAAATTTATTTACCTCTTCATGATCAACATTTGAATTCATAGTGCCTTTATAAAGTCTAGTACTTCCTGTGCATGACCTTCAACCTTAACTTTGTCCCATTGATTAAGGATCTCTCCATCTGGGCTAATAACAAAAGTAGATCTAACGATTCCAATATGCTCTTTGCCATACATTTTCTTCAGCTTTAAAACATCAAATTGCTTACACAAAGACTCGTCCTCGTCTGAGATTAGGTCAATTGTGTAGTTGAATTTATTGATAAATTTATCATGCGATGAAATGGAGTCTCTAGAGACGCCATAGATCACTGAGTTATTTGCAGCAAAGTCATTATTGAGGCTTGTAAAATCATTACCCTCAATGGTGCACCCAGGGGTGTCATCCTTCGGATAAAAGTAGAGAACAATATTTCTTCCTTGGTCATCAGGAATGTTTACATTTAGATCACTTGTTGCGACACATGTAGTAGGATTTACTTTATTCATATACGATATAATCTCATGGTTTTAATAAAAGCAGTCATTTTATCATTGATATGCAAAATATCCGAAATTTTTCCATAATTGCACATATAGATCATGGCAAGTCTACAATTGCTGACAGGTTCATCCAATATTGTGGAGGACTTAGTGATCGAGAGATGTCCTCACAAGTTCTTGATTCAATGGACATTGAAAAAGAACGTGGTATTACAATCAAGTCTCAAAGTGTCTCCTTAAATTATGATTCTAAAGATGGCCAAACCTATCAATTAAATCTTATTGATACCCCTGGGCATGTTGATTTTTCTTATGAAGTTTCACGCTCACTATCTGCTTGTGAGGGAGCATTATTAATTGTTGATGCCTCTCAAGGGGTCGAGGCTCAGACTGTTGCTAACTGCTACACAGCTCTGGATCAAGGTTTAGAGGTTTTATCTGTTCTTAATAAGATTGACTTATCTGCGGCTGAGCCAGAAAGAGTTGTTGATGAAATTGAAGATGTTATAGGTATAGAGGCTCATGATGCTGTTCATGCCAGTGCAAAATCAGGAATAGGAATAGAAGATATCCTTGAACAAATTGTGGAAAGAATTCCAGCACCTGAAGGAGATATAAATGGCTCTATCAAGGCGCTTATTATTGATTCTTGGTTTGACAATTATTTAGGAGTTGTCTCATTAATTAGAGTTATAGACGGAGAAATAAAGCCAAAATCAAAAATCAAAATATTTTCTAATGGTAATGAGCACCTTGTAGATGAGGTTGGTATCTTCACTCCTAAAAGAACCAAGACTGATAGTTTAAAGGCTGGAGAAGTTGGCTATTTGATTGCTAGTATTAAAAATATTGATGGTGCTCCAGTAGGTGATACTATTACTGGAAGTAAAGATCCAGTTAAGGTTCCATTGGAGGGTTTTAAGCCAGTACAACCAAGAGTTTTTGCAGGTTTATTTCCAACCTCTGGAGAAGATTATGAGAAATTTAGAGATGCACTTGCAAAGTTACGTTTAAACGATGCTGCCTTACAGTATGAGCCTGAAAACTCAGATGCACTTGGGTTTGGTTTTAGGATTGGATTTCTTGGTCTTCTTCATATGGAAATTGTTCAAGAACGTTTGGAGAGAGAATACGATTTAGATTTAATAACAACAGCCCCAACTGTAATTTTTGAAGTTTTAGATACTAAGGGAAATGTAACTAAAATTGATAGCCCATCAAAACTTCCTATCGTTCAATCTATTGTTGAGTTTAGAGAGCCAATTATTACTGCTAACATTTTAGTAACTAACGAATATGTTGGGCCAGTTATTAGCTTGTGTGTTGAAAAAAGGGGTGTGCAAAAAAACATCAACTATATGGGAAGACAAGTTTCTATAGTTTATGAACTTCCACTCAACGAAGTAGTACTTGATTTTTTTGACAAACTCAAGTCAGTTTCAAGAGGTTTTGCATCTATGGATTATCAGTTTGAACGCTATCAAACTGCAGATCTTGTCCGTCTAGATATTCTTATTAATAATGAGGGTGTTGATGCTCTTGCGTTAATAATTCATCGTGATAACTCTACTCATAAAGGCCGAGAAATTGCTGTGAAAATGAAAGAGCTGATACCAAGACAAATGTTTGATGTAGCAATTCAAGCTTGCATTGGATCGAAGATTATTTCCAGAACAAATGTTAAGGCGCTCAGAAAAAATGTAACCGCTAAGTGTTATGGTGGTGATATAACAAGAAAGAGGAAGCTCCTCGAAAAGCAAAAGAAGGGTAAGAAAAGAATGCGCTCAATAGGCCGGGTTGATATTCCTCAAGAGGCTTTTCTTGCTGTCCTTCATATTGATTAAATTATCTCATCTAACCTAGTAAACCAGTCAGTATGATCCTCAGGGCAAACTAAGGTAGGTTTTATATTGGGGGATTTGATAGAGCTTCCCAGAGGAAGTAACATCCATCCGCGTGAAGTCTGTCTTGGAACTCGTGAACCACAATTATGACAAAACGCATTGCCAAAGGTATTTGGAGAAGGTAAGGCGAACTCTCCTCTATTATTCTCTCCTGAAAGCCATACGAATTGTTCAGGCTTTACAAAAAGATTTGTTGCAAAGGCTGCTCCAGTAACTTTGCGACACCTTGAGCACTGGCACATTCCAAAAAACTCATAGGGACCATTCATTTTCCATGATACTTCTCCACAAAGGCATTCACCATTTAAAGTTTTTTCAGTTTGCATAATTAAGTAATTTTTTTATTAATTTTATTACATTGCTAGTATTTCTATAAAAAACTTTGTTCCAAAGTAGGATAGAACTAAAACGGCAAAAGCAATTTGTGTTGATCTTGATACAAGCTTTCCTCTCCATCCAAAAAACTTATGACCAAGAACTATACCCACAAAACCAATCCATGCAATTATTGATAGGATTGTCTTATAGGTAAGCTTCTGAGTAAAAAAATCATCAATATAGTAATATCCTGATATTAAAGAAAAAGTCAATAATAGTGAACCCATCTTTAAAGTTTGATAAAGAAAATCTTCCATTGTTTGGAATGCAGGAAGCTTATCTACAAATGTATTAATATTATGCTCATGTAAAAATTTCTCTTGAATACTTAATAGTATTGATTGAGCCACAGCAAGAGCTAAAAGTGCATATGCACCAATTGAAAGAAAGACATGAATTGCAATTGAAGTTGAAAGAAGCTTTCCCTGGGTTCCAGGAAAAAATAACGCCAGCATTACTAAAATTGCACTTAGAGGGTAAACCAGAATTCCTAAAGAATGAATAGGGCGACTGAATGAAGTTATGAATAGGAGCGTTGCTATAACCCAGGCAACAAAGGACATGCTTATTGTTAGACCAAAAAAAATCCCATTTTGTTGCCAGACATCAAACAATATAAAGCCATGAGAGCTGCTAGCAATTAGAAGTATTAAATTAACAATTGTTCTATGCTGATTTGTAACTTTATCAAGAACAAAATATCTTGTTAAAAATAAACCAGCTATAAGATAAGCAACAAAGGGTAGGGTATGAAGTAAGGGCATCTCTAGCTTTGTAAGAGTAAAAGATTATATAATGGAATATTACACTTTATTTGAATCAAATGTTTGACAATTTAACTGATCGTTTATCTAATAGTTTTAAAGCTATACAAGGTAAAAATAAACTTTCTGAAAATAATATTAAGGAGGCTTTAAGAGAGGTCAGAAGGTCTCTTTTGGAGGCTGATGTCGCGCTTGATGTCATTAAGTTTTTTCTAGATCAGGTTCAAACAAAATCGATTGGTCTTAAGGTTGGTGAAGGCCTGAGTCCATCTCAATCATTTATAAAGCTCGTTGAAAGTGAATTAACTGAAATTATAGGTGGTCAAAATGAATCATTAAATCTTGCGACTCAACCACCAGCTGTAGTAATGGTTGCTGGACTTCAGGGTTCAGGAAAGACTACTTCAATTGCAAAACTTGCTCGTTATCTGAAAGAGGAACAAAAAAAGAAAGTGCTTGTTGTTAGTGCTGACGTTTATAGACCTGCAGCTATAGAGCAGTTGAAAGTTCTTGCTGAACAAGTTGGTGTTGATTTTTTCCCATCAACAGTCGATGAGAAACCAGAAAAAATAGTTTCTGATGCAAAAAAACAAGCTCAGTCGCAGTTTCATGATGTTCTTCTTGTTGATACTGCAGGGCGTCTTCATGTTGATGAACAAATGATGTCTGAAATTCAAGTGCTTCAAAAGCAGGTTAACCCAATAGAGACCTTGTTCGTTGTAGACTCAATGACAGGACAGGATGCTGCACATACTGCAAAAACATTCTCTGATATGCTTCCATTGACTGGTGTTATTCTAACCAAAACTGACGGTGATGCAAGAGGTGGAGCTGCTCTTTCAGTTAGGCATATTACTGGAAAGCCAATTAAATTTATGGGTGTTGGTGAAAAAACTGATGCTTTAGAGCCGTTTTATCCAGATAGATTAGTTTCTCGTATTCTTGGAATGGGAGATGTACTTTCTTTAGTTGAGGAAATTTCAAAAAAAGTTGATCATAAAAAAGCTCAAAAAAATGTCCAAAAAATGGTCAAGGGTAGATTTGATCTTGATGATATGCGAGACCAACTTGAGCAAATGCAGCAAATGGGTGGAATGGGAGCTTTAATGGATAAACTTCCTGGAATGGCAAAAATGCCCCAAAGTGTAAAAAATCAAGTCATTGGAGATAGTGATAGTTCTAGAATGATTGCCATTATAAATTCTATGACACCTAAAGAAAGAACCCACGTTAATCTTATCAAAGGCTCTCGCAAAAAAAGAATTGCTGATGGTTCTGGTACAGATGTTCAAAATGTCAATAAGTTGTTAAAGCAGTTTGAAAAAATGCAAAAAACTATGAAAAAAATGAAAGGTGGAAAAATGAAGAAAATGATGCAACAGATGGGAGATATGCAAGGTGATGGAGGTATGCCAGATCTTTCTCAAATGCCAGGGCTGGGTAATAAAAAATTTCCTTTTTAAAATTGTCTATTGCAGTTTATTTTTTTTGATATAAAATTCTTCGATTAATTAATACTTAATAATAAAAAATGAAACTAAATTTAAAAATATTTGCAGTTTTTTTGTTTAGTTGTTTTTTACTTCAGCCAGGATTATCCCTTGCAGATAATCATGTTGAGACTATTCAACTTTCCTTGGTTATTTCTTCAGCTGATGAAATTAATCTGACTGCAGTAAAGCAAGTAGAAAAAGGATTAAATTCTTTTGAGGCAATTAGTCAACTAGTTATTGTTGGTTCAAAGGATACTAGTTATGGTCCACAAATTATGTCTTTAGGTGGAATAGAGGCTATTGGTAATACTTATTGGGCATTATACGTTGATGGCAAAATGTCAATGGTTGGAGCTCAGGATGTTATTCTTATGAGTGACACATTTATACGCTTGAATATGGAAGCTTTTTAATATATTATTAGACACAAAAAAAGGAGATCTAATATGAGTAATCAAGATCAAAAACTTAATTCGAGTTTTAGTTACTTAGTAATTTTAGCCGTCTTGATTGTTCTCGGTGTTGCTGGTAGGTTATTACCTCACCCACCTAACTTTACTCCAATGGCAGCTATTGCACTATTTGCTGGATTTATATTTATAAAAAGATATATGTCGATTATTGCTGTTGTTGCAACAATGCTTCTATGCGACTATTTTGCTTTTGGCTCACTTTCAGCTAGTTGGTTTGGTTCAAAATCAATGTTTGTTGTTTATCTTGCGTTGTTATTTCCAATAGTTTTTAAGAATTTCTTACAAAAGAAACTTGGTTTACTTAGACTTACTGGCGCAGCACTTGCAAGTTCAACAGTTTTTTTCCTTTCAACTAATTTTGCAGTTTGGGCATTTTCACCAATGTATGAAAAAACATTTGAAGGATTTATTCTTTGTTACACGATGGCTATTCCATTTTTCCATAATACAATCGCAGGTGATTTGGTTTGGACAGGCTTAATATTTGGAACCTATTTAGCTTTACGTAATTATTCCAACTTGCAAATTTTTAAGCAAAAAAATACTCTTATCTTTAATTAAAGCTAGTAGCTTTTTTTGGTTTATGATTCAGTCATAAAAATAACCTTTCTTCAATGAAATAAGGCTCTAGATGACAACACACTTAAAAGGACTTTTAATGACTGTTTTTGCGGTTATTATTTTGAGTCCTGACTCAGTTCTTATTAGACTTGTTGAAGATGCTTCTCCTGAGGTTGATAGTTGGACTGTTTTATTCTGGAGAGGTCTGTTGTATGCAGTTGGTGTCTCCTTGCTTGTTTTTATCAAATATCGGTCAAAAACTATCAAGGAATTTCAAAATATTGGCAAGGGTGGTCTATTAATTGGTTTCTTTTCTGGAATTAGTACTGGAACCTTTGTTTTTGCTATTGTCTACACTTCAATTGCTAATGCGCTAGTTATTATTAGCACTGGACCAATAATGATCGCTATTGTGTCATGGTTTTTATTAAAAGAAAAATCTAGTCTAATTACCTGGGCCTCTATGATTATTGTTTTTATTGGGATTTATATCGTAATGAGTGGTAATTTTGGGGGAGATAAGTTAGTTGGTGACTTATTTGCATTAGCAACAGCTGTTATGATGGGCTTTACATTTACCTTGACTCGAAAATATAAAACAATAAATATGGTTCCAGTGAATGCAATTGGTGGCGTTATTGCAGCTTTCATTGCTTTTATAATGGCTAATAAAATTGCGGTTCCAATTGAAGTTTTTAAATATGTACTTGCAATGGGGACTATCCTTTCAATATCATTTAGTTTGATTACAATTGCTCCAAGATATATGCCAGCAGCAGAAGTTGGGATGATTATGCCCCTAGAGACTGTTCTTGGAACGCTAATCGCTTGGTATGTAATTAACGAAGAGCCAACAGCAAATGCACTTATTGGCGGCTCTATAGTCATTGTTACCTTGTTTTTGCATTCATGGTACAGTAGCAATCTAGCCCGTAAGATTGAAAAAATCTAGGAGAAATTAAGTGTCAAACCATCTTAAAGGTATGTTGATGGCATTTTTTGGTGTTTTTATATTAAGTCCTGATGCTGTTTTAATAAGACTAGCAGATGCAGATAGTTGGTCAATTCTTTTATGGAGAGGTATTTTTTACGCTCTTGGAATTCTAATTATTTTATTAATAACTCATCGATCCAAAGCTCTAAACGAAGTAAAAAAAATTGGTAAAGATGGTGTATTAATTGGAATCCTAACTGGGCTTGGAAGTGTTACTTTTGTATTTGCAGTTCAACTCACTTCAATTGCAAGTGCTCTTGTCATAATTAGTATCATGCCAATGATGACCGCTATCATTTCCTGGCTTATACTTAAAGAGAAGTCAGGAATTTTCACCTGGTTCTCTATGGTGCTTGTGTTCATTGGAATCTATATTGTAATGGATGGTGAACCCAAAGGCTCAAGCTTAATAGGAAATCTATTTGCATTAGCCTCAGTAACATTTGGAGCCACTGGCTTTACGCTTATTAGAAAAAATAAAAGTATTAATATGATTCCTGCAATGGGTGTTAACGCAATTGTATCTGCTCTCATTGCAGCTATTTTTGTAGAAACAGTTATATTGCCACTTGACTCTATGCTCTATATTTTTGTTATGGGTTTAATGGTTTCTTTATCTTTCAGCCTACTTACATCTTCAGGAAGATATATACCTGCAACTGAAGTTGGGATGTTTATGCCATTAGGAGCTGTATTTGGAACTTTAGCAGGTTGGCTAATAATTAATGAGCAACCCTCTAGTGGAGCCTTAATTGGTGGTTTTATTGTCCTGCTAACTATGTTTGTCCATTCTTGGCATAGCAATAAAATTGCAAAAGATTAACAACAAATTAAATTAAAGGTAATTTATTTATGACTAAAATAGTTGCCTATTCGATATTCAATATTTTGACTCAAGTTAATGATAAAAAATAAAGCAATTAGAGCTGATTTAATAATGCTAATAACGGCCGCTATTTGGGGTTTTGCATTTGTTGCTCAGCGGGAAGGGATGGAGACTATGGGACCTTTCCTTTTTAATGGCTCTAGATTTTTTATCGGCGTTGCTGTTTTGTCTCCATTAGTCTGGTATTTATCAAAAAAGAAAAAAACATCAAATAAAGAAGAAGTATCAACTAAAAAGTTACTATTAGCTGGAACGGTAGCGGGATTATTTTTGTTTGCAGCATGTAGCTTTCAACAGGTAGGGTTGCAATATACAACAGCTGGTAAGTCTGGCTTTATTACTGGTTTATATATATTTTTTGTTCCTTTAATCGGTTTATTTTTTGGACAGAAAACAGGTTCTGGCACATGGATTGGAGCTTCAGTTGCTCTCATAGGTCTTTATCTTCTGAGCATCAAGGATGACTTTAGTTTTGCTGAGGGTGATTTGTTTCAACTAATCTGTGCTGTATTTTTTGCTGCACATGTTCTAGTAATTGGCTATCTTGCAAAACGAATGGACCCTTTAAAACTCTCTCTAATTCAGTATGTGGTATCTGCTGTCTTAAGTTTTATTATTGCAATGGCAATTGAGGATATTCGTTGGGATATGATCGTTGATACAGCAATTCCTTTACTTTATGCTGGTGGAATGTCAATAGGTGTTGGCTATACTCTTCAGGTGGTAGCGCAACAGCATGCTAAATCTTCCCATGCGGCAATTATTTTAGGGCTTGAAGGTGCTTTTGCGGTATTAGGTGGCTGGTTGCTCCTAGACGAGCATCTATCAACTAGAGGGCTTATTGGTTGTGTATTAATGTTGACTGGGATGCTTTTATCTCAATTAATACCTAAATTTAACTTAAAAAAGTTGAGCTAGTGATCCAATTATTATTTTTGGCGTGGTATCATAATTTTACACCTGTTGCTAAGAAATAAAATCGTGAAAAACATCATTGAACTTCAAAATATATCTGTATTTCAACAAAGAAATAAAGTCTTTGATGAGTTATCTTTAATAATCAATGAAAGTCAAAATACAGTCATTTTAGGTCCTAATGGCTCAGGGAAAACTACCTTATTAAAGCTTCTAAATCGTGAGCTTTACATTGTCCAAGATAATAAAAGTTATATAAAAATTTTTGATAAAGAGCGTTGGAATATTCAGGAGCTTAGAACTCAGTTGGGAGTTATTTCACAACATCTCCAATATAACTATTCTAATAGTGCTATTGGCCTTTATGTTGTTTTATCTGGCTATTATGCAAGTGATGGTATCTGGCAGCATCAAGTTTTTGATTCTGAAAAATTAGACCGTGCCCATGAGGTTATGGATTTATTAGGATTACTAGAATTAAAGGATCGCCCATTTTTTTCAATGTCAACAGGAGAGCAGCGAAAGTTTCTTTTAGCAAGAGCTCTAGTCCATGACCCTGAAGTACTTGTTTTTGATGAGCCAACAAGTGGACTTGATTTGCGTGCCTGTTTTCAATACCTTGAAATTATTCAAGAGCTTATGAAAAATGGAAAAAAAGTTGTTCTTGTGACTCATCATATTCATGAAATACCTCCTGAAATCACCAGAGTGATCATGATAAAGAAAGGCCAGTTAGTGGATGATGGTAAGAAAGAGGAGATTCTTACAAATAGCAAATTAACCAGTTTATTTGATTGGCCTATAAAGGTTATAAAAGAAAATGGTTATTATCAGGCAATACCTGGCTAATTATTTGTTTTTTGTTCTAAAGAGTGCAGATCTTGCATGGGCCTCTAAACT
This genomic interval carries:
- the ubiG gene encoding bifunctional 2-polyprenyl-6-hydroxyphenol methylase/3-demethylubiquinol 3-O-methyltransferase UbiG, which codes for MNSNVDHEEVNKFAALASRWWDKNSEFKPLHDINPLRLNYIKEQCGGSLKGKRILDVGCGGGILSESLALEGATVVGIDLAEAGLEVAKLHLLESGLDIDYLSISAEDLTKTESESFDVIACLEMLEHVPDPSLVIDACSSLVKPGGRVFFSTINRNPKSYVFAIVGAEYILNLLPKGTHHYQKFIRPSEIDEWARTSKLSISSIIGMSYNPITKRYKLGDDVSVNYMTQYKKN
- a CDS encoding DMT family transporter, translating into MSNHLKGMLMAFFGVFILSPDAVLIRLADADSWSILLWRGIFYALGILIILLITHRSKALNEVKKIGKDGVLIGILTGLGSVTFVFAVQLTSIASALVIISIMPMMTAIISWLILKEKSGIFTWFSMVLVFIGIYIVMDGEPKGSSLIGNLFALASVTFGATGFTLIRKNKSINMIPAMGVNAIVSALIAAIFVETVILPLDSMLYIFVMGLMVSLSFSLLTSSGRYIPATEVGMFMPLGAVFGTLAGWLIINEQPSSGALIGGFIVLLTMFVHSWHSNKIAKD
- a CDS encoding ABC transporter ATP-binding protein, with protein sequence MKNIIELQNISVFQQRNKVFDELSLIINESQNTVILGPNGSGKTTLLKLLNRELYIVQDNKSYIKIFDKERWNIQELRTQLGVISQHLQYNYSNSAIGLYVVLSGYYASDGIWQHQVFDSEKLDRAHEVMDLLGLLELKDRPFFSMSTGEQRKFLLARALVHDPEVLVFDEPTSGLDLRACFQYLEIIQELMKNGKKVVLVTHHIHEIPPEITRVIMIKKGQLVDDGKKEEILTNSKLTSLFDWPIKVIKENGYYQAIPG
- a CDS encoding inner membrane protein YpjD encodes the protein MPLLHTLPFVAYLIAGLFLTRYFVLDKVTNQHRTIVNLILLIASSSHGFILFDVWQQNGIFFGLTISMSFVAWVIATLLFITSFSRPIHSLGILVYPLSAILVMLALFFPGTQGKLLSTSIAIHVFLSIGAYALLALAVAQSILLSIQEKFLHEHNINTFVDKLPAFQTMEDFLYQTLKMGSLLLTFSLISGYYYIDDFFTQKLTYKTILSIIAWIGFVGIVLGHKFFGWRGKLVSRSTQIAFAVLVLSYFGTKFFIEILAM
- a CDS encoding sarcosine oxidase subunit gamma, with product MSDYILEKLSALEGVEYEFDGVAVSEVTDMSLVMAAIPKGTLANVESAIKKSCGLSIPEIQKSSESSDSSITFWRLQNNQVLVFFAYEGNDAESYLKSKLNAPVYLTDQSDTWAMIRVKGPRSRDILERICPINIDKDVFTVGSVSRTVMEHIGTIIYRDEDDSYILLTMRSFGRSMIHAIEVSVNNVL
- a CDS encoding DUF4430 domain-containing protein, yielding MKLNLKIFAVFLFSCFLLQPGLSLADNHVETIQLSLVISSADEINLTAVKQVEKGLNSFEAISQLVIVGSKDTSYGPQIMSLGGIEAIGNTYWALYVDGKMSMVGAQDVILMSDTFIRLNMEAF
- a CDS encoding DMT family transporter, whose product is MIKNKAIRADLIMLITAAIWGFAFVAQREGMETMGPFLFNGSRFFIGVAVLSPLVWYLSKKKKTSNKEEVSTKKLLLAGTVAGLFLFAACSFQQVGLQYTTAGKSGFITGLYIFFVPLIGLFFGQKTGSGTWIGASVALIGLYLLSIKDDFSFAEGDLFQLICAVFFAAHVLVIGYLAKRMDPLKLSLIQYVVSAVLSFIIAMAIEDIRWDMIVDTAIPLLYAGGMSIGVGYTLQVVAQQHAKSSHAAIILGLEGAFAVLGGWLLLDEHLSTRGLIGCVLMLTGMLLSQLIPKFNLKKLS
- a CDS encoding DMT family transporter; the encoded protein is MTTHLKGLLMTVFAVIILSPDSVLIRLVEDASPEVDSWTVLFWRGLLYAVGVSLLVFIKYRSKTIKEFQNIGKGGLLIGFFSGISTGTFVFAIVYTSIANALVIISTGPIMIAIVSWFLLKEKSSLITWASMIIVFIGIYIVMSGNFGGDKLVGDLFALATAVMMGFTFTLTRKYKTINMVPVNAIGGVIAAFIAFIMANKIAVPIEVFKYVLAMGTILSISFSLITIAPRYMPAAEVGMIMPLETVLGTLIAWYVINEEPTANALIGGSIVIVTLFLHSWYSSNLARKIEKI
- the lepA gene encoding translation elongation factor 4, producing MQNIRNFSIIAHIDHGKSTIADRFIQYCGGLSDREMSSQVLDSMDIEKERGITIKSQSVSLNYDSKDGQTYQLNLIDTPGHVDFSYEVSRSLSACEGALLIVDASQGVEAQTVANCYTALDQGLEVLSVLNKIDLSAAEPERVVDEIEDVIGIEAHDAVHASAKSGIGIEDILEQIVERIPAPEGDINGSIKALIIDSWFDNYLGVVSLIRVIDGEIKPKSKIKIFSNGNEHLVDEVGIFTPKRTKTDSLKAGEVGYLIASIKNIDGAPVGDTITGSKDPVKVPLEGFKPVQPRVFAGLFPTSGEDYEKFRDALAKLRLNDAALQYEPENSDALGFGFRIGFLGLLHMEIVQERLEREYDLDLITTAPTVIFEVLDTKGNVTKIDSPSKLPIVQSIVEFREPIITANILVTNEYVGPVISLCVEKRGVQKNINYMGRQVSIVYELPLNEVVLDFFDKLKSVSRGFASMDYQFERYQTADLVRLDILINNEGVDALALIIHRDNSTHKGREIAVKMKELIPRQMFDVAIQACIGSKIISRTNVKALRKNVTAKCYGGDITRKRKLLEKQKKGKKRMRSIGRVDIPQEAFLAVLHID
- a CDS encoding GFA family protein, which produces MQTEKTLNGECLCGEVSWKMNGPYEFFGMCQCSRCRKVTGAAFATNLFVKPEQFVWLSGENNRGEFALPSPNTFGNAFCHNCGSRVPRQTSRGWMLLPLGSSIKSPNIKPTLVCPEDHTDWFTRLDEII
- the ffh gene encoding signal recognition particle protein, translating into MFDNLTDRLSNSFKAIQGKNKLSENNIKEALREVRRSLLEADVALDVIKFFLDQVQTKSIGLKVGEGLSPSQSFIKLVESELTEIIGGQNESLNLATQPPAVVMVAGLQGSGKTTSIAKLARYLKEEQKKKVLVVSADVYRPAAIEQLKVLAEQVGVDFFPSTVDEKPEKIVSDAKKQAQSQFHDVLLVDTAGRLHVDEQMMSEIQVLQKQVNPIETLFVVDSMTGQDAAHTAKTFSDMLPLTGVILTKTDGDARGGAALSVRHITGKPIKFMGVGEKTDALEPFYPDRLVSRILGMGDVLSLVEEISKKVDHKKAQKNVQKMVKGRFDLDDMRDQLEQMQQMGGMGALMDKLPGMAKMPQSVKNQVIGDSDSSRMIAIINSMTPKERTHVNLIKGSRKKRIADGSGTDVQNVNKLLKQFEKMQKTMKKMKGGKMKKMMQQMGDMQGDGGMPDLSQMPGLGNKKFPF
- a CDS encoding DUF6580 family putative transport protein — encoded protein: MSNQDQKLNSSFSYLVILAVLIVLGVAGRLLPHPPNFTPMAAIALFAGFIFIKRYMSIIAVVATMLLCDYFAFGSLSASWFGSKSMFVVYLALLFPIVFKNFLQKKLGLLRLTGAALASSTVFFLSTNFAVWAFSPMYEKTFEGFILCYTMAIPFFHNTIAGDLVWTGLIFGTYLALRNYSNLQIFKQKNTLIFN
- a CDS encoding peroxiredoxin, encoding MNKVNPTTCVATSDLNVNIPDDQGRNIVLYFYPKDDTPGCTIEGNDFTSLNNDFAANNSVIYGVSRDSISSHDKFINKFNYTIDLISDEDESLCKQFDVLKLKKMYGKEHIGIVRSTFVISPDGEILNQWDKVKVEGHAQEVLDFIKAL